The Catellatospora citrea DNA segment GTGGCCAGGCCGACGCTGGCGCCCTGGAACTGGCTGAGCCCGTAGACGAGGCCGCCGAAGCCGAAGGCGGCCAGCGAGACACTGAACCAGTCGATCGTGCTGACCTCGGGCTCGCCGACGTTCTGGAGCTGCTTCATGCCGCCCCAGGTGATCAGGCCGGCGATGGGGAGCACCACGGCGAACAGCAGGCGCCAGGACCCGAAGTTGAGGATCACTCCGGACAGCGCCGGTCCCATCGCGGGCGCGACCGAGATGGCCAGGGAGACGTTGCCCATCACCCTGCCCCGGTCGTGCTCGGGCACCACGTGCATCAGGGTGGTCATCAGCAGCGGCATCATCACGGCAGTGCCTGATGCCTGGATGATGCGGGCGCCCAGGAGCACCTCGAAGCTCGGCGAGACGATGGCCAACGTGGTGCCGAGCAGGAACAAGCCCATGGCCGTGGTGTAGGCGCCGCGGGTGGACACCCTTTGCAGGAACCACCCGGTGATCGGGATCACCACTGCCATGGTCAGCATGAAGGCCGTCGAAAGCCACTGCGCGGTCTGCTCGGTGATCGTCAACGCGTCCATCAGGGCGGGGATCGCATTGATCATGATCGTCTCGTTGAGGATGACGATGAACGTGGCCAGCACCAGCAGCCGGATCACGGGCGGTGTGCGACCAGAGACGGCGGTCGCGGACTTGGCGGGCGATTCGAGCAGTTGGCTGGGCACGATACCTCGATCGGGATGGGTGTGGGCGGTCTTACCGGCAGTGGCTGTCACACCAACACTGACCGACGCCACCGACAAAACTCATCGGCAACGACCGAGCTTGCGCCAAGTTCCACCAGACATCACCTGGTTTTCACCGGCGCTCCCTCGCGACCGGACCCGCCGAGAGGCGGTTCCCGGTGCGGTGTTTCCGCAGCTCATCTGCCCGAGTCCCCGGCAACGCCGGACCGTGGGGCGGGACCACCGCTACCGTAAGGATCATGCCGCTGATCGCCCGGCCGGGTGAACCGATCGTGGCGCAGGTCGACGCGGGCACCGCCGCGCTGGTGCCCGATGCCGGCCGCCGGGACGGGTGGACGCTGTTCGTCGACGACACCGCCCAGTCCTACGTACACCTGGGCGACCCGACCCATCTGCAGTTCGGGTACGTGCGCCGCATCGCGGCGATCATCGACGCGGCCGCGCCGGCTGGGGCGCCACTGCGGGTCCTGCACCTGGGCGGCGGTGCGCTGACGCTCCCGCGCTACGTCGAGGCCACCCGGCCCGGCTCGACCCAACGGGTGATCGAGTACGACCGCAAGCTCTATGCCCTGGTCCGGCGGGTCCTCCCGTTACCGTCGTGCGACCTGCGGGTACGCATCGCCGACGCCTGCCACGCCGTGGCCGCGCTCAAGCCGGACACCTTCGACCTGATCATCACGGACATCTACCAGGGCGACCGGATGCCGACCGGCGCGACCACCGCCGCCTTCACCGTGCACGTGGCGCGCGCGCTGCGGCCCGGCGGCCTGTACGCGGCGAACCTGCTCGACACGCCCACCTACACCTTCACCGATGCGCAGACACGGGCGGCGCGGGCCGAGTTCGCCGACGTCTGCCTGATCGCCGACGACGACTTCGATCGGCGTGCCGGGCAGCACAACGTCGTCCTCGCCGCCGTCACCGCCCCCGGGCCGCTGCCCATGGCAGGTCTGGCCCGTGGACTGAACGGGCCGCCCCGGGGCCGCCTCATGCACGGTGCCGATCTGGCCGGCCCCATCAGCAGAACCCGCCCACGACCCGGTTCGAAAAGTCACTGAAGGGGAAACGGACATGCCTCAATCGATGCGCGCGCTCGTAGCCGGAAAGATCGGCGAGCCTTCCGACGTCCTTCGGCTGGAATCGCGACCTGTGCCCGCACCGGAAGCCCGTCAGGCGCTGGTCCGCGTGAAGGCGACTCCGATTCATGCCAGTGACTTGCATGTGCTGCGCGGCCGCTACGGCTTCACCCCACGATTTCCCGCCGTCGGCGGCAACATGGAATGCGTGGGCTGGGTCGAGGCCCTGGGCCCGGACTGCGCGGGACTGAGGATCGGCGAGCGCGTGGTGGTCGTGGCGGTCCCCGCAGTGCCCGGGCCCGAGGTCGCCGGCACCTGGCAGGAATACCTCGTCGCCGACCCCTGGCGGCTCGTGCCGATTCCCGACGGCCTGAGCGACTCCAGCGCCTGCCAACTCGCGGTCAACCCGCTGACCGCGCTGCTGCTCGTGACGCGCGAACTCGACGTGCAGCCGGGTGAATGGCTGTTGCAGACGGCCGCGGGCTCCACCGTCGGCCGGCTGATCATTGCGCTGTCCAGGCATCTGGGTATTCGCACGATCAACGTGGTGCGGCGGCGCGACGCCGTCGACGAGATCAAGGCGCTCGGTGGTGACGAGGTCATCTGCACGCAGGACGAGGACCTCCTACAGCGCGTGGCCGAGATCGCCGGACCGGGCGGCGTGCGCAAGGCCGTCGACTGTGTCGCAGGCGTCGTGGGCGCCCAGGTATCCCAGGCGCTGGCCCCCGGCGGGGAGGTCGTGGTCTACGGCGCGCTGTCCACCCATCGACAGACCGATCCGGCGGCGCTGACGATCCCGCTGTCGGCACGGTCGCTCATCTACGAGACCAAGGCGGTCCGCGGCTTCTGGCTGAACCGATGGTTCGGCACCGCCTCACCTGAGCAGGTGCTCCGCGCGCTGTCCGAGGTCCGCGGTCTCGTCACCGACGACGTGCTGGCCATCCCCGAAGGTCAGCCGTTCCCGCTCGAACGTTTCACCGAAGCCGTCGCGCTCGCCGAGGCACCCGCACACGGCACCAAACCACTCTTCGTCTTCGAGGACGTCCGGTAGGTGCGCCGGCGACCGCACCGGGACGTCCGGCCACGTTCACCCGAAACCCGCTCCTTCAGCCCCTGATCTTGTCCAGCTGCGCCAGCGCCTGTTGCCGCAGGACCTCCGGCAGCGGGGCGAAACTCACGTCAGCGGCGAGCGCCTGGCCGTCGTTGAGCAGATAGGTGAGGAACCGCTTGGCGAGCTCTGCCTTGGCGACATCGCCGTAGCTCGTGCGGACCAGCAGGTAGCTCAGCGCCGTGATCGGGTACGCGCCGACGCCCGGGGCGTCGAGCACGTCGTAGGTCATGTCGCCATGGACCCGGGCCGCGGCCAGTGCCGTCGTCGCGGCCTCGATCGTCGGCTCGACGAACCGGCCGTCCCTGTTGCGCACCGCGGCCGTGGCGAGCCCCGCCTGCATGGCGTCACGCAGGTCCAGGTAGCCGATGGACCCGGCATCGTGCTGGATCAGCCGGGCGACGCCGGTGTTGCGTTCACCCGCCTGCGTGTCGGCCGGCCAGGAGATGCTGTCGCCGCTGCCCAGCCTCCAGGACGGCGCCGCCGCGACGAGGTACCTGGTGAAGTTGTCGGTGGTGCCGGAGCCGTCGGCACGGCGCACGACCGTGATCTCCAGATCCGGTAGCGGCACCCCCGGATTGTCGGCCACGATCCTCGGATCGCGCCAATGTCTGATGTCGCGCTGAAAGATCCTGGCGATGGTGTCCGGCCTCAGCCGTAGTCCGTCCACACCGGCAAGCGTGTAGGCGATCGTGACCGGCGCCGCGACCGTCGGCAGTCGCACGAACGTGCCCGGCGTGATCGCGTCGGCGTCGGTCACGGCGCTGTCCGTGCCGGCGAAGTCCGTCAGGCGCTGCGCGAACTCCCGCTTGCCGGCAGCCGAGCCGATGGCGTCGTAGCTGACGGTGACCTCGGGTGCGACCTCCTTGAAAGCTGCGATCACCGCCTGGTAGTAGGCGTCGGGCAGGCTGGCGCCCGAGCCCTCGAACGGGCTGGACAGCGTGTACGCATCGGCGACGGTGGGGCTGCCGCCCGCGCGACCGCAGCCGGACAGCACGGCCTGCGTCAGCAGGATCGCGGGCACCAGCAGCCATACCACCAGACGCGACATCCGACCCCCTCACCGCGGCGTCAGGACGGGCGCTCGTCGGGGC contains these protein-coding regions:
- a CDS encoding spermidine synthase, with amino-acid sequence MPLIARPGEPIVAQVDAGTAALVPDAGRRDGWTLFVDDTAQSYVHLGDPTHLQFGYVRRIAAIIDAAAPAGAPLRVLHLGGGALTLPRYVEATRPGSTQRVIEYDRKLYALVRRVLPLPSCDLRVRIADACHAVAALKPDTFDLIITDIYQGDRMPTGATTAAFTVHVARALRPGGLYAANLLDTPTYTFTDAQTRAARAEFADVCLIADDDFDRRAGQHNVVLAAVTAPGPLPMAGLARGLNGPPRGRLMHGADLAGPISRTRPRPGSKSH
- a CDS encoding zinc-dependent alcohol dehydrogenase family protein; the encoded protein is MRALVAGKIGEPSDVLRLESRPVPAPEARQALVRVKATPIHASDLHVLRGRYGFTPRFPAVGGNMECVGWVEALGPDCAGLRIGERVVVVAVPAVPGPEVAGTWQEYLVADPWRLVPIPDGLSDSSACQLAVNPLTALLLVTRELDVQPGEWLLQTAAGSTVGRLIIALSRHLGIRTINVVRRRDAVDEIKALGGDEVICTQDEDLLQRVAEIAGPGGVRKAVDCVAGVVGAQVSQALAPGGEVVVYGALSTHRQTDPAALTIPLSARSLIYETKAVRGFWLNRWFGTASPEQVLRALSEVRGLVTDDVLAIPEGQPFPLERFTEAVALAEAPAHGTKPLFVFEDVR
- the pstS gene encoding phosphate ABC transporter substrate-binding protein PstS is translated as MSRLVVWLLVPAILLTQAVLSGCGRAGGSPTVADAYTLSSPFEGSGASLPDAYYQAVIAAFKEVAPEVTVSYDAIGSAAGKREFAQRLTDFAGTDSAVTDADAITPGTFVRLPTVAAPVTIAYTLAGVDGLRLRPDTIARIFQRDIRHWRDPRIVADNPGVPLPDLEITVVRRADGSGTTDNFTRYLVAAAPSWRLGSGDSISWPADTQAGERNTGVARLIQHDAGSIGYLDLRDAMQAGLATAAVRNRDGRFVEPTIEAATTALAAARVHGDMTYDVLDAPGVGAYPITALSYLLVRTSYGDVAKAELAKRFLTYLLNDGQALAADVSFAPLPEVLRQQALAQLDKIRG